In the Malania oleifera isolate guangnan ecotype guangnan chromosome 1, ASM2987363v1, whole genome shotgun sequence genome, one interval contains:
- the LOC131149820 gene encoding probable mitochondrial-processing peptidase subunit beta, mitochondrial, with protein MAIEQLLTLARRSRYSSMSSIRQIIRSSSTASALASSPPPSASSPSLSPPPPDVMIYDRLAEAVKAKLKKIGSPDDRFLQHGSPHPVLTDHTRILSAPETRTTTLPNGLRIATESTLASRTATVGVWIDAGSRFETDETNGTAHFLEHMIFKGTERRSARELEEEIENMGGHLNAYTSREQTTYYAKVMERDVPVALDILADILQNSRFDENRMNRERDVILREMEEVEGQTEEVIFDHLHATAFQYTPLGRTILGPADNIKTITKTHLQNYISTHYTAPRMVIAASGAVKHEDIVAQVKKLFTKLSTDPTTASQLVANEPTFFTGSEVRMINDDIPLAQFAVAFEGASWTDPDSIALMVMQSMLGSWNKNAGGGKHMGSDLAQKIGINEVAESMMAFNTNYKDTGLFGVYAVAKPDCLDDLAYAIMYEICKLCYRVSEADVTRACNQLKSSLMLHIDGTSPVAEDIGRQLLTYGRRIPFAELFARIDAVDASAIKRVAYRFIHDKDVAIAAMGPIKTLPDYNWFRRRTYWNRY; from the exons ATGGCGATTGAGCAGTTGCTAACCCTAGCTCGACGGTCGCGCTACTCATCCATGTCGTCTATCCGCCAAATCATCCGGTCGTCATCAACCGCCTCAGCTCTTGCATCCTCACCACCACCGTCAGCATCATCACCATCCCTGTCGCCGCCGCCACCGGACGTCATGATCTACGACCGCCTCGCCGAGGCCGTCAAAGCTAAGCTCAAGAAGATCGGATCCCCAGACGATAGATTCCTCCAGCACGGTTCGCCTCATCCGGTGCTGACGGACCACACCCGGATCCTGTCCGCTCCCGAGACCCGCACCACCACTCTGCCCAACGGCCTCCGAATCGCTACCGAGTCGACGTTGGCGTCCCGCACAGCCACCGTGGGGGTCTGGATCGACGCAGGGTCACGGTTTGAGACCGATGAAACCAACGGCACCGCCCACTTCCTGGAGCACATGATCTTCAAAGGCACTGAGCGCCGCTCCGCCCGCGAATTGGAAGAAGAAATCGAGAACATGGGGGGACACTTGAATGCGTACACTTCTAGAGAGCAGACCACCTACTATGCGAAAGTCATGGAGAGAGACGTGCCTGTGGCGCTCGATATACTTGCTGATATATTGCAGAACTCGCGGTTTGATGAGAATCGGATGAATCGAGAACGCGATGTGATTCTTCGCGAAATGGAAGAG GTGGAGGGACAGACAGAGGAAGTTATTTTTGATCATTTGCATGCAACTGCATTCCAATACACTCCTCTGGGAAGGACTATTCTTGGGCCTGCTGATAATATTAAGACAATCACCAAAACTCATCTTCAAAACTACATATCAACACACTACACAGCTCCCAGAATG GTAATTGCTGCTTCTGGAGCTGTGAAGCATGAGGATATTGTTGCTCAAGTAAAAAAACTTTTTACAAAGTTGTCAACAGATCCAACTACAGCCTCTCAGTTGGTTGCTAATGAACCAACATTCTTTACTGGTTCTGAG GTCAGGATGATTAATGATGACATTCCTCTTGCACAATTTGCGGTTGCTTTTGAGGGAGCTTCCTGGACAGACCCAGATTCTATTGCTTTGATGGTCATGCAGTCTATGTTGGGTTCATGGAATAAAAATGCAGGTGGTGGAAAGCACATGGG ATCTGACCTTGCACAGAAGATTGGCATCAATGAAGTAGCTGAAAGCATGATGGCTTTCAACACCAATTATAAAGACACTGGTCTGTTTGGTGTATATGCTGTTGCTAAG CCGGATTGCTTGGACGATCTAGCCTATGCAATTATGTATGAGATATGCAAGTTGTGTTATCGAGTTTCGGAGGCAGATGTTACACgtgcatgcaatcag TTGAAATCTTCGCTAATGCTTCACATAGATGGGACCAGTCCCGTTGCTGAAGATATTGGACGCCAG CTGCTTACATATGGCCGGAGAATTCCTTTTGCTGAATTGTTTGCTAGGATTGATGCTGTTGATGCAAGCGCTATAAAACGTGTTGCCTATCGGTTCATACATGACAAG GATGTTGCGATTGCTGCCATGGGGCCCATCAAAACTTTGCCCGATTACAACTGGTTTAGACGTAGGACCTACTGGAACCGATATTAG